Proteins encoded in a region of the Gulosibacter sediminis genome:
- the phnE gene encoding phosphonate ABC transporter, permease protein PhnE: MTALALPQRPPRRWSTVFAIVAGLIILASAAGLQIQWSDLPEIPASVANYLQLMFSSPNWEKLPRALTEMWRSISMAWLGAILCVVVSVPLGMLAARGVGPAWLRAVLRAIFAVIRAVPEVIIAIILLTVTGLTPFTGALALGIAGIGTQGKWVYETIESAQEGASEAVRAAGGSTAEVTRWALWPAVAPALMSFALYRFEINIRTSAVLGLVGAGGIGSMLSNYTNYRQWDTVGMLLIVVIVATMIVDAISGAIRRRIMEGARSRELARVV; encoded by the coding sequence ATGACCGCGCTTGCGCTCCCCCAGCGCCCGCCGCGCCGCTGGTCGACGGTGTTCGCGATCGTCGCTGGCCTCATCATCCTCGCTTCGGCGGCCGGCCTCCAGATTCAGTGGAGCGACCTGCCCGAGATCCCCGCGAGCGTCGCGAACTACCTGCAGCTCATGTTCTCGTCGCCGAACTGGGAGAAGCTGCCGCGCGCGCTCACCGAAATGTGGCGGTCGATTTCGATGGCCTGGCTCGGTGCGATCCTCTGCGTCGTCGTGTCGGTGCCGCTTGGCATGCTCGCCGCGCGCGGCGTCGGCCCGGCGTGGCTGCGCGCCGTGCTGCGTGCGATCTTCGCCGTCATCCGCGCCGTGCCCGAGGTGATCATCGCGATCATCCTGCTCACCGTCACCGGCCTCACGCCGTTCACCGGCGCGCTCGCGCTCGGCATCGCCGGCATCGGCACGCAGGGCAAGTGGGTCTACGAGACGATCGAGTCGGCGCAGGAGGGCGCATCCGAGGCGGTGCGCGCGGCCGGCGGCTCGACCGCCGAGGTGACCCGCTGGGCGCTCTGGCCCGCTGTCGCCCCCGCGCTCATGTCGTTCGCGCTCTACCGCTTCGAGATCAACATCCGCACCTCTGCCGTGCTCGGCCTCGTCGGCGCGGGCGGCATCGGCAGTATGCTCTCGAATTACACGAACTATCGGCAGTGGGACACGGTCGGCATGCTGCTGATCGTCGTGATTGTCGCGACGATGATCGTCGACGCGATCTCGGGCGCGATTCGCCGCCGCATCATGGAGGGAGCGCGGTCACGTGAGCTGGCAAGGGTCGTCTGA
- a CDS encoding dihydrofolate reductase family protein, with product MTTHFYTATSLDGFIATPEHSLDWLLKQDFDEHGPMTYLEFIKGVGAIAMGSTTYEWMLDHDETWSYEQPTWVFTHRELPTPEGADVRFTQASIPAVHAEMTDTAGQRDLWVVGGGDLAGQFADAGLLDEVWLQYAPVTLGAGAPVLPRELDLELLDFARNRDFLCGHYRVIK from the coding sequence ATGACCACCCACTTCTACACGGCCACGAGTCTCGACGGTTTCATCGCGACGCCCGAGCACTCGCTCGACTGGTTGTTGAAGCAGGACTTCGACGAGCACGGGCCGATGACGTACCTCGAGTTCATCAAGGGCGTCGGTGCGATCGCGATGGGCTCCACGACCTACGAGTGGATGCTCGACCACGACGAAACGTGGTCGTACGAGCAGCCGACCTGGGTGTTCACGCACCGTGAGCTGCCGACGCCCGAGGGCGCCGACGTGCGCTTTACGCAGGCGAGCATCCCCGCCGTGCATGCCGAGATGACCGACACGGCGGGGCAACGCGACCTCTGGGTGGTCGGCGGCGGCGACCTTGCCGGGCAGTTCGCCGACGCGGGCCTGCTCGATGAGGTCTGGCTGCAATACGCGCCGGTAACCCTCGGCGCGGGCGCACCCGTGCTGCCGCGCGAGCTCGACCTCGAGCTGCTCGACTTCGCCCGCAACCGCGACTTTCTGTGCGGCCACTATCGGGTCATCAAGTAG
- a CDS encoding small multidrug efflux protein — protein sequence MNPVADLVVRFQELVAQVPELIQPLIVAVAALVPFIEGEGAASIGIVGGIHPAWAALAGIIGNFAIVTLVVLITSRVREGAKARSAQRQAVAVGAPGVPATAADAPGGSAAEPESKGRQRFRMWVNRFGVPGASLLGPLAIPTHFTAAMLVGMGAKRGWVLLWQGIAIVLWTVALTLLITGVTTFVLR from the coding sequence ATGAACCCCGTCGCAGACCTCGTCGTCCGTTTCCAGGAGCTCGTCGCCCAGGTGCCCGAGCTCATCCAGCCGCTCATCGTCGCCGTTGCCGCGCTCGTGCCCTTCATCGAGGGCGAGGGCGCCGCCTCCATCGGCATCGTCGGCGGCATCCACCCCGCCTGGGCCGCGCTCGCCGGCATCATCGGCAACTTCGCGATCGTGACGCTCGTCGTGCTCATCACCTCGCGGGTGCGCGAGGGCGCGAAGGCCCGCAGCGCGCAGCGCCAGGCCGTTGCGGTCGGTGCGCCCGGCGTGCCGGCCACCGCGGCGGATGCGCCGGGCGGGTCCGCCGCCGAGCCCGAGTCGAAGGGGCGTCAGCGCTTCCGGATGTGGGTGAACCGCTTCGGCGTCCCCGGCGCGAGCCTGCTCGGACCGCTCGCGATTCCGACCCACTTCACCGCCGCGATGCTCGTCGGCATGGGCGCGAAGCGTGGCTGGGTGCTGCTCTGGCAGGGCATTGCGATCGTGCTCTGGACCGTCGCGCTCACGCTGCTCATTACCGGCGTCACGACCTTCGTGCTGCGGTAA
- a CDS encoding MurR/RpiR family transcriptional regulator: protein MSWQGSSDAPPSARIGSLSPSLQPGERRVAEAIVADRSGAVERTAQELADAVGVGRTTVIRAAQSLGYEGYPQLRVALAQELALEGSARDAAGEDAGDGTLVGSVRAGVQRFGARLGHTVSALTEESVGAFVRGLDEAERVLVIANGLSSSLGLDLVLRLNSAGRPAEMLMDSMSQQISARLLGAGSVCVVLSGSGANRSTLEAMRAAKASGARVLAITSFARSVLADEADVVLVVPPINESFQDELIHTSRAALMLLTEQLVDQLIAHRGDRGRDAQAAAVSMLGGGLHE, encoded by the coding sequence GTGAGCTGGCAAGGGTCGTCTGACGCACCGCCGTCGGCGCGCATCGGGTCGCTGTCGCCCTCGCTGCAGCCTGGCGAGCGACGGGTCGCCGAGGCGATCGTCGCCGACCGCAGCGGCGCGGTCGAGCGCACCGCGCAGGAGCTCGCGGATGCGGTGGGCGTCGGCCGCACGACCGTGATTCGCGCCGCGCAGTCGCTCGGCTACGAGGGCTATCCGCAGCTGCGCGTCGCCCTTGCGCAGGAGCTCGCGCTCGAGGGCTCGGCGCGCGACGCCGCGGGTGAGGATGCTGGCGACGGCACGCTCGTCGGCTCGGTGCGCGCGGGTGTGCAGCGCTTCGGCGCGCGGCTCGGCCACACGGTGTCGGCGCTCACCGAGGAGTCGGTGGGCGCGTTCGTGCGCGGGCTCGACGAAGCCGAACGCGTGCTCGTCATCGCGAACGGGCTCTCGTCGTCGCTCGGCCTCGACCTCGTGCTGCGCCTCAACTCGGCCGGTCGCCCCGCCGAGATGCTCATGGACTCGATGTCGCAGCAGATCTCGGCGCGGCTCCTCGGCGCCGGCTCGGTCTGCGTCGTACTCTCGGGCTCGGGCGCGAACCGCTCGACGCTCGAGGCGATGCGGGCCGCGAAGGCGAGCGGCGCGCGGGTGCTCGCGATCACCTCGTTCGCGCGTTCGGTGCTCGCCGACGAGGCCGACGTCGTGCTCGTCGTGCCGCCGATCAACGAGTCGTTCCAAGACGAACTGATTCACACCTCGCGCGCCGCGCTCATGCTGCTCACCGAGCAGCTCGTCGATCAACTCATCGCCCACCGCGGCGATCGCGGCCGCGACGCGCAGGCCGCGGCGGTCTCGATGCTCGGCGGCGGGCTACACGAGTAG
- a CDS encoding DUF4870 domain-containing protein, whose translation MTQQPQNVSTQARGAAVLAHLSAPIAAIVSAGWLAIVGPLVVWLFSRNNSQFVRIAAAGAFNFQISAWVMSVLGWILCFTVILLPIGILLIVLGNLLTFILGIWGAVRTSGGYQYKYPWQIPILH comes from the coding sequence ATGACGCAGCAGCCTCAGAATGTTTCGACCCAGGCCCGTGGCGCGGCGGTGCTCGCGCACCTCTCGGCGCCGATCGCGGCGATCGTGTCGGCAGGTTGGCTCGCGATCGTCGGCCCGCTCGTCGTGTGGCTGTTCTCGCGCAACAACTCGCAGTTCGTGCGCATCGCCGCCGCCGGCGCGTTCAACTTTCAGATCTCGGCGTGGGTGATGTCGGTGCTCGGGTGGATCCTCTGCTTCACCGTGATCCTGCTGCCGATCGGCATCCTGCTCATCGTGCTCGGCAACCTGCTCACCTTCATCCTCGGCATCTGGGGCGCCGTACGCACCTCGGGCGGCTACCAGTACAAGTACCCCTGGCAGATCCCGATCCTGCACTAG
- a CDS encoding helicase-related protein — translation MRISSFEGGRAMTSSVDVDAVLASLKGFQRDTVQHVFEQFYERPDGSGRFLVADETGLGKSVVAKGVVARAIAHLETDDSVDRIDIIYVCSNQDLAAQNLRRLNVTGERELGFTSRLTMLAKESARLQAPARHGGKKVNLVSFTPGTSFAEGGQRTGAANERAMLTVILDQLFNRSVSDRRVTRLLLQGGVATPERFDSHYVRPLLAETGELDPDIVTKFGELLKNHGIDQKFLELREHSRRLRKLGDHERARAARLIAAMRQQLAKASIESLEPDLVILDEFQRFRQLLDPNGGDAAELAHALFEFHAAKVLLLSATPYKPFTHGDDDEDHYRDFLATVRFLAGRRGGDVDEVQMALERYRHAITRGATGTDEAARIRQLLLPLMSRSERPRLSNSDDLVRVVRPDVPVPSTAELLDAVQLHELAELLKSPLSLEYWKSIPYFVNFMENYRIGTRLADAREMDADALARLLSATQSISSHDVHDRREIGFGNGKLHALAERTIETGMWKLLWMPASMPYLKPGAVYSTVDAGLTKCVLFSSWSATPTAVSSLLSHEADRLAYASHHAAADERVSLRLAYRTLEDGRPAAMSVLPLFWPHAELAKVGDHRAVRAQSDRALDADELVSIVGEGLLDGRPTEQASTAYFAYPGVRPGGVSDREMRRVQLGDDADAPSGLDAHALEAMRIADAHHGDVLAHPELPRLAAYAPGNIAWRALQTVSGDEVETRELWLAARLVGTSIRALFNRPDTIALLSTLYGEEKPYWQQVLDYCADGNLQAVLDEYVFQLMLESGAGVHGRLDGDELRKVAERIADALGLRAANYVARDNTIDREQIRMSARFAVRYGAGRGQSAEDAGTARMASVRAAFNSPFAPFVLASTSAGQEGIDFHWWSHEVVHWDLPSNPVDFEQREGRVNRFAGHAIRKNIAATHGESVLGDGDAHPWSAAFAAAERDDHGHGEFSPWWIYPGPARVNRVLLSYPFSVDAAKYERLRDELTLYRLTLGQPRQGDMVEMLARRGVDGDAIAAIDLRSPVRREQ, via the coding sequence ATGCGCATCAGCAGCTTCGAGGGAGGGCGAGCGATGACGAGTAGCGTTGACGTCGACGCCGTGCTCGCCTCGCTCAAGGGCTTTCAACGCGACACCGTGCAGCACGTGTTCGAGCAGTTCTACGAGCGACCCGACGGCTCCGGTCGATTTCTCGTTGCCGACGAGACGGGGCTTGGCAAGAGCGTCGTCGCCAAGGGAGTTGTTGCGCGGGCGATTGCGCACCTCGAAACCGACGACTCGGTTGACCGGATCGACATCATCTACGTCTGCAGCAATCAAGATCTCGCGGCACAGAACCTTCGCCGACTTAATGTGACCGGTGAACGGGAGCTCGGCTTCACCTCGCGGCTGACCATGCTCGCGAAGGAATCGGCCCGGCTGCAAGCTCCCGCGCGCCACGGCGGCAAGAAGGTGAATCTCGTCTCGTTTACCCCGGGCACCTCTTTCGCCGAGGGCGGTCAGCGCACAGGCGCGGCCAATGAGCGGGCGATGCTCACCGTAATTCTCGATCAACTGTTCAACCGCAGCGTCAGCGATCGTCGGGTGACTCGGCTGCTGCTCCAGGGCGGCGTTGCAACGCCCGAGCGGTTTGACAGCCATTATGTTCGACCGCTGCTGGCAGAAACTGGCGAACTTGACCCCGATATCGTCACCAAGTTCGGCGAGCTGCTCAAGAATCACGGCATCGATCAGAAGTTTCTTGAGCTGCGCGAGCATTCTCGGCGGCTGCGCAAGCTGGGCGACCACGAACGGGCGCGCGCCGCTCGGCTCATTGCGGCGATGCGGCAGCAGCTGGCGAAAGCCAGTATCGAGTCGCTCGAGCCCGACCTCGTCATCCTCGACGAATTTCAACGGTTTCGGCAGCTGCTCGACCCGAATGGCGGCGATGCTGCCGAACTCGCGCACGCACTGTTTGAGTTCCACGCCGCGAAGGTCCTGTTGTTGTCAGCAACGCCCTACAAACCCTTCACACACGGCGACGACGACGAAGATCACTATCGCGACTTTCTCGCGACCGTGCGCTTTCTCGCCGGCCGGCGCGGCGGCGATGTCGACGAGGTGCAGATGGCGCTCGAGCGGTATCGGCATGCGATTACGCGCGGTGCGACTGGCACCGACGAAGCCGCGCGCATCCGCCAGTTGCTGTTGCCGCTCATGAGCCGCAGCGAGCGGCCGCGGTTGAGCAATAGCGACGACCTTGTGCGCGTCGTGCGACCGGATGTGCCGGTGCCGAGCACCGCCGAACTCCTCGACGCGGTGCAGTTGCACGAGCTCGCCGAGCTGTTGAAGTCGCCGCTGAGTCTCGAATACTGGAAGTCGATTCCGTACTTCGTGAACTTCATGGAGAACTATCGCATCGGAACCCGCCTGGCGGATGCGCGCGAGATGGATGCCGATGCCCTCGCTCGGTTGCTCTCGGCAACGCAATCGATCAGCTCGCATGATGTGCACGATCGGCGCGAGATCGGCTTTGGCAACGGAAAGCTCCACGCTCTGGCTGAGCGCACAATCGAGACAGGCATGTGGAAGCTGCTATGGATGCCGGCATCGATGCCCTACCTCAAACCAGGAGCCGTCTACTCGACGGTTGACGCTGGGCTGACAAAATGCGTGCTGTTTTCGTCGTGGAGTGCCACGCCGACGGCGGTGTCGTCGTTGCTGAGCCACGAGGCCGACCGCTTGGCGTACGCAAGCCATCACGCTGCGGCCGATGAGCGGGTGTCGTTGCGGCTCGCGTATCGCACGCTCGAAGATGGTCGGCCGGCCGCGATGTCGGTGCTGCCGTTGTTTTGGCCGCATGCCGAGCTCGCGAAGGTTGGGGATCACCGCGCGGTGCGGGCGCAGTCGGACCGCGCGCTCGACGCCGATGAACTGGTGTCTATCGTGGGTGAAGGGCTATTGGACGGCCGCCCCACGGAGCAGGCCTCGACCGCGTACTTCGCATACCCGGGCGTTCGACCGGGCGGCGTCAGCGATCGCGAGATGCGACGGGTGCAGCTGGGCGATGACGCGGATGCGCCGAGCGGTCTTGATGCGCATGCGCTCGAGGCCATGCGCATTGCCGATGCGCACCATGGCGACGTGTTGGCGCATCCAGAGCTGCCGCGGCTGGCGGCTTACGCGCCGGGCAACATAGCCTGGCGCGCGCTGCAAACGGTCAGCGGGGATGAGGTGGAGACGAGGGAGTTGTGGCTTGCCGCACGGCTCGTCGGCACGTCGATTCGAGCGCTGTTCAATCGTCCCGACACCATTGCACTGTTGTCGACGCTCTACGGCGAAGAGAAACCGTATTGGCAGCAGGTGCTCGACTACTGCGCTGACGGCAATCTGCAGGCCGTGCTCGACGAGTACGTATTTCAGCTCATGCTCGAATCGGGTGCCGGAGTACACGGGCGCCTTGACGGGGACGAGCTGCGCAAGGTCGCGGAGCGGATTGCTGATGCGCTGGGGCTCCGCGCTGCCAACTACGTGGCGCGCGACAACACGATTGACCGCGAGCAGATTCGTATGTCGGCGCGCTTCGCGGTTCGCTACGGCGCCGGTCGAGGTCAGAGTGCTGAGGATGCGGGAACGGCGCGAATGGCGTCGGTGCGCGCAGCGTTTAATAGCCCGTTTGCGCCGTTTGTACTCGCTTCGACGAGTGCGGGACAAGAAGGCATCGACTTTCACTGGTGGAGTCACGAGGTCGTGCACTGGGACTTGCCGTCGAATCCGGTCGACTTCGAGCAGCGCGAGGGGCGGGTGAACCGGTTCGCTGGTCATGCGATTCGCAAGAACATTGCCGCCACGCATGGCGAGTCCGTGTTGGGTGATGGGGATGCGCATCCCTGGTCGGCGGCGTTTGCCGCGGCCGAGCGCGACGACCACGGTCATGGCGAGTTTTCTCCGTGGTGGATTTATCCGGGGCCGGCTCGGGTGAACCGGGTATTGCTGTCGTATCCGTTCAGCGTGGATGCGGCGAAGTACGAGCGTTTGCGAGACGAGCTGACGCTGTATCGCTTGACGCTGGGGCAGCCGCGGCAGGGCGACATGGTGGAGATGCTCGCACGTCGCGGCGTTGATGGGGATGCGATTGCGGCGATTGATTTGCGGAGCCCGGTGCGGCGGGAGCAGTGA
- the phnE gene encoding phosphonate ABC transporter, permease protein PhnE, giving the protein MSVDTSLRATERGGSGELQVPPRPRNRVRTALIVLALVAMTVATCIPAIGGVELDLGAIVRNWRNGADKLVQLLQPNFEFLPRTVQPMLETLQMAIVGAFVAAIVSVPLTLWAAKPTNPNSFGRGVVRTIINIVRSVPDLVYATVLVAMVGVGALPGLLTLFLFDLGIVVKLVSEAIDSADHGYMEAGRAAGGSQLQINRVTALPQTWPLFANQWLYTLELNVRISAILGIVGAGGIGRLLDERRGFYAYEDVSVIILEILVVVVLIELCSNALRRRLT; this is encoded by the coding sequence ATGAGCGTCGACACCTCACTGCGCGCGACCGAGCGCGGCGGCTCGGGCGAGCTGCAGGTGCCGCCGCGGCCGCGCAACCGCGTGCGCACCGCGCTTATCGTGCTCGCGCTCGTCGCGATGACTGTCGCCACGTGCATCCCCGCCATCGGCGGCGTCGAGCTCGACCTCGGCGCGATCGTGCGCAACTGGCGCAACGGCGCCGACAAGCTTGTGCAGCTGCTGCAGCCGAACTTCGAGTTCCTGCCGCGCACGGTGCAGCCGATGCTCGAAACGCTGCAGATGGCGATCGTCGGCGCCTTCGTCGCCGCGATCGTCTCGGTGCCGCTCACACTCTGGGCCGCGAAGCCGACGAACCCGAACTCGTTCGGCCGCGGCGTCGTGCGCACCATCATCAACATCGTGCGCTCGGTGCCCGACCTCGTCTACGCGACCGTGCTCGTGGCGATGGTCGGCGTCGGCGCGCTGCCCGGTCTGCTCACACTGTTCCTGTTCGACCTCGGCATCGTCGTGAAGCTCGTGTCGGAGGCGATCGATTCGGCCGACCACGGCTACATGGAGGCCGGCCGCGCCGCCGGGGGCAGCCAGCTGCAGATCAACCGCGTCACGGCGCTGCCCCAGACCTGGCCGCTGTTCGCGAACCAGTGGCTCTACACGCTCGAGCTCAACGTGCGCATCTCGGCGATCCTCGGCATCGTCGGCGCCGGCGGCATCGGTCGCCTGCTCGACGAGCGCCGCGGCTTCTACGCCTATGAGGACGTCTCGGTGATCATCCTCGAAATTCTTGTTGTCGTCGTGCTCATCGAGCTCTGCTCGAACGCGCTGCGAAGGAGGCTCACATGA
- the phnC gene encoding phosphonate ABC transporter ATP-binding protein, translating to MHTDAGRVEAGLAPASTSWHVALDQVSVTYPNGTRALRDVSLRVAPGEMVSIVGLSGSGKSTLIRTINGLVEASSGTVTVGPHTVTGLRGRALREVRGHVGMIFQGFNLAERTDVFHNVLVGRFAHSPGWRTLLGLPSAEDRELALRALDSVGMLEKVWARGGALSGGQKQRVAIARALTQEPSVMLADEPVASLDPPTAHAVMGDLRRINRERGLTVLVNIHLMDLARQYTTRMIGLRAGEIVYDGPAGDASDADFEEIYGRPIQARDVMGRAE from the coding sequence ATGCACACTGATGCAGGCCGCGTGGAGGCCGGGCTCGCCCCGGCCTCCACGTCGTGGCACGTAGCACTCGACCAGGTCTCGGTCACCTACCCGAACGGCACCCGCGCGCTGCGCGACGTGTCGCTGCGGGTGGCGCCGGGCGAAATGGTGTCGATCGTCGGGCTTTCGGGCTCGGGCAAGTCGACGCTGATCCGCACGATCAACGGGCTCGTCGAAGCGAGCTCGGGCACCGTCACGGTCGGCCCGCACACCGTGACCGGCCTGCGCGGCCGCGCGCTGCGCGAGGTGCGCGGCCATGTCGGCATGATCTTCCAGGGCTTCAACCTCGCCGAGCGCACCGACGTATTCCACAACGTGCTCGTCGGCCGCTTCGCGCACTCGCCGGGCTGGCGCACCCTCCTCGGCCTCCCCTCGGCCGAGGACCGCGAGCTCGCGCTGCGCGCGCTCGACTCGGTCGGGATGCTCGAAAAAGTTTGGGCGCGCGGCGGCGCGCTCTCGGGCGGGCAGAAGCAGCGCGTCGCGATCGCCCGGGCGCTCACGCAAGAGCCGAGCGTCATGCTCGCCGACGAGCCGGTCGCGAGCCTCGACCCGCCCACCGCGCACGCGGTCATGGGTGACCTGCGGCGCATCAACCGCGAGCGTGGCCTCACCGTGCTCGTGAACATCCACCTCATGGACCTCGCGCGCCAGTACACGACGCGCATGATCGGCCTGCGCGCGGGCGAGATCGTCTATGACGGCCCGGCCGGCGACGCGAGCGACGCCGACTTCGAGGAGATCTACGGACGCCCGATTCAGGCTCGCGACGTGATGGGCCGGGCGGAATGA
- a CDS encoding restriction endonuclease has translation MTMRKWHEFLDPILRVLRDGGVLTRRELVEKAADSVGLTQEDRSIVLATGMPMFENRIGWAMSHLVIAGALERPQRARYQITDLGRSLLAKHAVVTKDIVTEETGYNGRTPSATVVTKNASENAELDSSVDPEEIIDQGIQQIRDEVAADLLSRLQSKSPTFFEEAVVKLLVAMGYGGTEGRAAVTRQSNDGGIDGVIDQDTLGLNRVYVQAKRYSSDNSVQRPEIQAFVGALSGKADGGVFITTGRFSRGALEYADAVPTRIILIDGQRLTSLMIRFGVGVQVKSTVNIVRVDEDFFEQ, from the coding sequence ATGACGATGCGCAAGTGGCACGAATTCCTGGACCCAATCCTTCGGGTATTACGCGATGGCGGAGTTTTGACCCGACGTGAGCTGGTCGAGAAGGCAGCCGATTCTGTGGGGCTGACGCAGGAAGACCGCAGCATCGTACTTGCAACTGGGATGCCCATGTTCGAGAACCGAATCGGCTGGGCTATGTCCCATTTGGTTATCGCCGGCGCGTTGGAACGTCCGCAACGGGCGCGGTATCAAATTACTGATTTGGGCCGGTCACTTCTCGCCAAGCATGCGGTCGTAACGAAAGACATCGTGACCGAAGAAACTGGCTACAACGGTCGGACTCCCTCGGCCACCGTCGTGACGAAGAACGCTTCGGAAAATGCCGAGCTCGATAGCTCAGTCGATCCAGAAGAGATTATCGACCAAGGTATCCAGCAAATCCGCGATGAAGTTGCCGCTGACTTGCTGTCACGCCTGCAGTCCAAGTCGCCCACTTTCTTCGAGGAAGCGGTGGTAAAACTTCTGGTTGCCATGGGCTATGGCGGCACCGAGGGGCGCGCTGCCGTGACACGTCAATCAAATGACGGCGGCATCGACGGGGTCATCGACCAAGACACCCTCGGACTCAACCGTGTTTACGTGCAGGCCAAACGCTATTCCTCAGACAACTCGGTTCAGCGGCCAGAGATCCAGGCCTTCGTCGGCGCCCTGAGCGGTAAAGCTGACGGCGGTGTGTTCATTACTACCGGCCGGTTTAGCCGAGGTGCGTTGGAATATGCGGACGCAGTGCCCACGCGAATCATCCTGATCGACGGGCAGCGGTTGACAAGCCTCATGATCCGGTTTGGTGTGGGTGTTCAGGTGAAGAGCACGGTCAATATCGTTCGTGTCGACGAGGACTTTTTCGAGCAATGA
- a CDS encoding MerR family transcriptional regulator, producing MAWSTKQLADLAGTTVNTVRHYHRLGLLAEPDRLGNGYKQYNVHHLVRLLRIRRLADLGVPLGDAAELLEQDEASPEALEALDRELAKQIEQLQRARSAISALRAGNAPAHIPEGFESVASRLSEADRSIIQISAQLYDAEAMRDLREMVEAGRDNAEYDGLAEDADEATRQRLAEELAPEMAAQFTDYPWLIDQAAHRPRGERLTQETFIRAALALYNDAQRDVIGRAAVIAVEQLAREKAERDGA from the coding sequence ATGGCGTGGAGCACGAAACAGCTCGCCGACCTCGCGGGCACCACCGTCAACACGGTGCGGCACTATCACCGGCTCGGCCTGCTCGCGGAGCCCGATCGGCTTGGTAATGGCTACAAGCAATACAACGTGCACCATCTCGTGCGGCTGCTGCGCATCCGCCGCCTCGCCGACCTCGGCGTGCCGCTCGGCGACGCGGCCGAGCTGCTCGAACAGGACGAGGCCTCGCCCGAGGCGCTCGAAGCTCTCGACCGCGAACTCGCGAAGCAGATCGAGCAACTCCAGCGCGCCCGCTCGGCGATCTCGGCGTTGCGGGCGGGCAACGCGCCGGCGCACATCCCCGAGGGATTCGAGTCGGTCGCGTCACGATTGTCAGAGGCCGATCGGTCGATCATTCAGATTTCGGCGCAGCTCTACGACGCCGAGGCGATGCGCGATCTCAGGGAGATGGTCGAGGCCGGTCGGGACAACGCCGAGTACGACGGGCTCGCCGAAGACGCCGACGAGGCGACCCGGCAGCGGCTCGCAGAAGAACTCGCGCCAGAGATGGCGGCGCAATTTACCGACTATCCGTGGCTCATCGATCAGGCGGCGCATCGGCCACGGGGAGAGCGCCTCACGCAAGAGACGTTCATTCGCGCCGCCCTCGCGCTCTACAACGACGCGCAGCGCGACGTGATCGGCCGGGCTGCCGTGATCGCGGTCGAACAGCTTGCGCGAGAAAAGGCCGAGCGAGACGGGGCTTGA